The following is a genomic window from Antechinus flavipes isolate AdamAnt ecotype Samford, QLD, Australia chromosome 3, AdamAnt_v2, whole genome shotgun sequence.
CTGTTTTCCTTCTGAAGGGTTTCCCAGGACTTGAGTCAGTGCACACCTGGCTCTCTATCCCCTTCTGCCTTGCTTACCTAGTGGCTTTTGGAGGGAATGTTACTATCTTGACTGTCATCTGGACAGAGCCCTCTCTACACCAGCCCATGTATTACTTCCTGTCCATTCTGGCTTTGACTGACTTGGGCATGTCACTGTCTACACTGCCCACCATGCTTGGAGTTCTGTGGCAGAATATACAGGAGATCCATGCAAGTGCCTGCTATACCCAGCTCTTCTTCATCCATACCTTCACCTTCTTAGAGTCTTCAGTGCTGCTGGCCATGGCCTTCGACCGTTTTGTCGCCATCTGCTTCCCACTCCACTATTCTACTATCCTCACCAATGGTGTCATTGTCAAAATTGCCCTGGCTTGCTTGCTGAGGAGTATGGGGGTTGTCTTGCCCACCCCCCTGCTCCTGCAACGGTATCACTACTGCCGAGCCAACACCCTCTCCCATGCCTTCTGTCTCCACCAGGATGTACTGAAGCTGTCCTGCTCAGATGCTAGGGTCAACAGCATATACGGACTGTGTGTGGTTATTGTCACCCTGGGCATAGACTCGGTCTTCATCCTAATCTCCTATCTTCTCATACTTTGGGCTGTGCTGGGCATTGCATCCCATGAAGAGCGTCTTAAGGCACTCAACACCTGTGTGTCCCATGTTTGTGTGGTGCTTATTTTCTTTGTGCCTGTAATTGGTGTTTCTATGGTGCACCGCTTTGGGAGGCACTTATCACCCATCATACACATCGTTATGGCTGATGTCTACTTACTTCTTCCACCTGTACTAAACCCAGTTGTCTACAGTGTCAGGACCAAGCAGATTCGTGCAGGGATCATCCGCAAATTCAGGACAAGGAAGCTATTTTAGGGGACACTTACTCCCTTAGCCATCCAATCATTATGGGATTATTACCCCCCTTCCCCAGACTGATgctaaattattgtttttaatgaaGTCCTGTCATTGAATGTTGCTTTTTCTTCTAAATGTCTCCCTTCTCAATGGCATATTCTCCTAAAAGGATTTTATGATCTACAATATGCCTCAGTGTTTCAGGAATTTACCCACTCCCTAAAAAAGGATCAGAGTTCTGACACCTTAAAATTCCAGATCCCAGTTACCATGGCTGTTGACTTTAGATCATACCCATTCCTCAATCATTGGGAAGTGTCTCTCTGAGTTGTCTCTCCTAGCCCTATCCCGACTTCTTTCCACTGTCTCCTGATAGGCCCTCTATTAATGCTGAAAtagatattgctttttttttttttaataattttttattaacagaacccatgccagggtaattttttataacattatcccttgtactcacttctgttccgatttttcccctcccttcctccaccccctccc
Proteins encoded in this region:
- the LOC127555317 gene encoding olfactory receptor 51L1-like, translated to MPSNSNDTMDPVFLLKGFPGLESVHTWLSIPFCLAYLVAFGGNVTILTVIWTEPSLHQPMYYFLSILALTDLGMSLSTLPTMLGVLWQNIQEIHASACYTQLFFIHTFTFLESSVLLAMAFDRFVAICFPLHYSTILTNGVIVKIALACLLRSMGVVLPTPLLLQRYHYCRANTLSHAFCLHQDVLKLSCSDARVNSIYGLCVVIVTLGIDSVFILISYLLILWAVLGIASHEERLKALNTCVSHVCVVLIFFVPVIGVSMVHRFGRHLSPIIHIVMADVYLLLPPVLNPVVYSVRTKQIRAGIIRKFRTRKLF